The following coding sequences lie in one Desulfitobacterium chlororespirans DSM 11544 genomic window:
- a CDS encoding SCP2 sterol-binding domain-containing protein, which produces MSVKDEIYEFCEKMNADPGHMEEKDLTFQVNLKESGPIQMMIKDSWITVYEDCPHTPELTLTIADEDYSKLLKNQLNTTVALMTGKVKVDRVDKALRLLEVVKQYY; this is translated from the coding sequence TTGAGTGTTAAAGATGAAATCTATGAGTTTTGCGAGAAAATGAATGCCGACCCCGGTCATATGGAAGAAAAGGATCTCACCTTCCAGGTTAATCTAAAGGAAAGCGGCCCTATTCAAATGATGATCAAAGACAGCTGGATTACGGTTTATGAAGATTGCCCCCATACACCGGAGCTGACCTTGACCATTGCCGATGAGGACTATTCGAAATTGCTTAAAAATCAGCTGAACACCACAGTGGCCCTGATGACCGGAAAAGTCAAAGTGGATCGTGTGGATAAGGCCTTAAGGCTTTTGGAAGTAGTCAAGCAATACTATTAA
- the xsc gene encoding sulfoacetaldehyde acetyltransferase produces MAKMRMTPSEAICETLLAEGVDHVTGIVGSAFMDLLDLFPTAGIQFIPVRHEQSAGHMEDAYTRVTGRAGVLIGQNGPGITNMVTSVAAANMAHTPMVVICPSAGTPTVGWDGFQEADTVQIFKAITKETIRVPHPSRAADCLRTAFRIAYAERGPVLYDIPRDYFYGEIDEQILEPHQYRVSQRGCGDLDAIAKAAELLASAKRPVIISGRGIVDTKAKDIVGKIAEILSAPVACTYLHNDAFPSDHPLWLGPIGYMGSKAAMNTVAEADVMLALGTRLSVFGTTPQYDINYFPDSAKIIQVDINPRHIARTHPVEVGLIADAKEAAKAILKGLEAKIPSPQVKEEYLAVIKSRQEAWDKEIVDLAMVDGEPINPRRALWEIQKALPEHAIVSTDIGNVSSTANSYLRFKGEGMHIAALTFGNTGFAYPAALGAQMAAPDAPVVAIVGDGAWGMSLHEVSTAVEHNLPVVAIVFRNMAWCAEKKNQIDFYNNRFIGADILNPESFVPVAIAMGAEGIRVTSPEEVGPALEKALASRKPTVLEIVCDGTQLAPPFRKDALKMPTRLLPKYQHLDVRNWQ; encoded by the coding sequence ATGGCAAAAATGCGAATGACACCTAGTGAAGCTATCTGTGAAACCTTATTGGCCGAAGGGGTGGACCATGTAACAGGTATTGTGGGATCTGCGTTTATGGACCTTTTGGATCTCTTCCCCACCGCCGGGATTCAATTTATCCCTGTTCGCCACGAACAATCCGCCGGCCATATGGAAGACGCTTATACCCGTGTTACCGGCCGGGCCGGGGTGCTGATCGGTCAAAATGGCCCGGGCATTACCAACATGGTCACCTCTGTGGCAGCAGCCAATATGGCCCACACACCGATGGTGGTGATCTGTCCTTCAGCCGGAACCCCTACCGTGGGCTGGGATGGCTTCCAGGAAGCAGATACTGTTCAAATTTTCAAAGCGATTACCAAAGAAACCATTCGCGTTCCTCATCCCTCCCGGGCTGCCGATTGCTTGCGGACAGCTTTCCGCATTGCCTATGCTGAACGGGGACCGGTCCTTTATGATATTCCCCGGGATTATTTCTATGGCGAGATCGATGAGCAGATTCTTGAACCCCATCAATACCGGGTTTCCCAACGGGGCTGCGGTGATTTAGACGCCATCGCCAAGGCTGCTGAGCTGCTGGCTTCCGCCAAACGTCCGGTGATCATCTCCGGGCGTGGAATTGTCGATACAAAAGCCAAGGATATTGTAGGGAAAATCGCTGAGATCCTTTCCGCTCCCGTAGCTTGTACCTATCTTCATAACGATGCCTTCCCATCTGATCATCCTCTGTGGTTAGGGCCTATCGGCTATATGGGCTCCAAAGCAGCCATGAATACCGTGGCGGAGGCGGATGTGATGCTGGCCCTGGGAACCCGGCTTTCTGTCTTTGGCACCACCCCTCAATATGACATCAATTACTTCCCGGACAGTGCGAAGATCATTCAGGTAGATATCAACCCCCGCCATATCGCCAGAACCCATCCGGTTGAAGTCGGACTGATTGCCGATGCCAAAGAAGCAGCTAAAGCAATTCTTAAGGGCTTAGAGGCTAAAATCCCCAGCCCCCAAGTTAAGGAAGAATACCTGGCTGTCATCAAGAGCCGTCAAGAAGCCTGGGATAAAGAAATTGTTGACCTGGCGATGGTGGATGGGGAGCCCATCAATCCCCGCCGTGCGCTTTGGGAAATCCAAAAAGCGCTGCCTGAGCATGCTATCGTATCTACGGATATTGGCAATGTTTCTTCGACAGCTAACAGCTACCTGAGATTCAAAGGTGAAGGGATGCATATTGCGGCTCTGACCTTCGGCAATACAGGATTTGCTTATCCGGCAGCTTTAGGAGCCCAAATGGCTGCTCCCGATGCCCCTGTGGTTGCCATCGTCGGGGATGGAGCTTGGGGAATGAGCCTCCATGAAGTGAGTACCGCTGTGGAACACAATCTGCCTGTAGTGGCCATTGTCTTCCGGAACATGGCTTGGTGCGCGGAGAAAAAGAATCAAATCGATTTCTACAATAATCGGTTTATCGGCGCCGATATTCTTAATCCGGAAAGCTTTGTGCCGGTAGCCATCGCTATGGGTGCCGAAGGTATTCGCGTTACCAGCCCGGAGGAAGTGGGACCGGCTCTGGAAAAAGCGTTGGCTTCCCGGAAACCCACCGTGCTGGAAATCGTTTGCGACGGAACCCAGCTGGCACCACCCTTTAGAAAAGACGCTTTGAAAATGCCCACCCGTTTACTGCCTAAGTATCAGCACCTGGACGTAAGAAACTGGCAGTGA